DNA from Rubripirellula lacrimiformis:
TGACGCATTCGTCTTTACTCGCGATCAATTGATCCTTGGTTCGGCGGTTGAAACTCCCGCATTGCCTGGGCAATTCGACAGTGCACTGGTTGCTCCGTTCAATGAAACCGAACAGACCGCAAACCTTCAGGTCGTATCCTTCACGACCGTGGCTGGCACGGTCGATGCTTCGTCCTTGACCGGAATCGGTGCCGAAACTCTGACCTTGGCAAGCGAGCAAGGTGGCACTTATGTGTTTGAGTTCACCGACGGCGTGTTCCAACGTGGTCTGTTGACCACTGCACCGGATTACAACCGAACGTCACCGTTCGCACCGGACGAACGTTTCTCGTTCGTGATCTCGGATGACGGAGCGACGACGGATCCACAGGGCAGTGGATCGTTCAACTTGGATCCGGCACGATCCGATGCCGATTCGCCTACGACGCGTGCAACAGCCACGCTCGTCTTCGATTCTGCGAACGACGCTCCGACCTTTACCATTCCATCGTCCAATGTGAACGTGTTGGAACGGGATGACAATTTGGGCACGACCTTGGCAGGATTCGCAACCAGTATTTTGCCTGGCCCTGCGACCGCGACGGACGAAGCGGAACGACAAAGCGTCGTGTTCACCTTCCCGGCTGCACTGAACGGACCATCGACGGTACCCGCCGGCCTGTTCACTCAGTTGCCGACCTTGTCGCCCGACGGACACCTGACGGTCTACCCCGCACCCGACGCGATCGGAACAGCCACATTCGTGGTCCAAGCCGACGACGTCGATTCGGTCACCGCTGGGTTCGTTTCGCGTCAAACCTTGGCGACCTTTACGGTCAATGTGCGACCGGTCAACGATGCTCCGCGTTTCGATGCGAACCTGAGCCCGCGTCAGGACACTCGGGATGCCGATGACGCCTACACGGTTGCCAACGTCGATAGCGACAATGATGGCGTGATTGATGACGCCACCATCCAGTACGTGCTGCGAGAAGACAACACGCAAGCGATGGGCGTTGTTGCCGACTACTTCATTCCACTGCGGCGCGTGCCTGCGGTTGGCTACAGCCGCGTGGGTTTGTTAGATGTCTTCACCGCAGGACCTGACAATGAAGTTGCAAACCAAGAGGGCGGTTCCCAGACCATTGAATTCCTGCAAGCAGGGAATGATCCGGTTGCGGGTGGCTTGAATCGCACGACCGATCGCGGTGGTGTTTTGACACCGGTATTTGATGCTGGAGTTCTGATTGGATTGAACTATCGTCCGCCGACTGACTTCAACTCGTCGTTCGCTGGTTTGGATTCGTTCACTTACACCGTCCGGGATGATAACCCGAGTGGTGGCGAAACCTACGACCTGATCGCGGGCGGGTTGGTTCCAGATCGATTGACCAGCAGCAACCGAGTCGAACTGCTGCTGACACCTGTCAACGACCGTCCCGAGTTCGTTGCGGCGACCTTGGACATTTCGGTTCAGGAAGACACCCAACTGGTCACGTTCCAGAACTACGCCTCGAACATCAGTGCCGGTCCAGCAACGACGGCATTCGACGAGGTCGATGTCAGCAATGGCCAGTTGGTCGAATTCACGGTGACGTCACTGGACTTCCCTCGGGAAGAGGCCGATGACTTCTTCAGCGTCTATCCGACCATTGATGAACAAACCGGACTGTTGACCTTCCGATCGGCCGCCAATGTGTTCGGTGAATTCCGATTCGAAGTCGTGCTGAGCGACCAGAACCGCGACGGTACGGTGTCCGACAATACGACCCGCGGCGACTTGATTTCGTCGGAACCGATCACGTTGACGATCAACGTGAACCCGGTCAATGATCCGCCGATCGTGGATCCAACCTCGGCTCCGTTGTCGTTCACTATGTTGGAAGACGGACTGTTCGAAATCCTGGTCGAAGGTGACAGCACCAACCGGGGTCTGTTGGACCTGTATTTCCCTGGACCTAGCGTTGGTGCGACCGACGAATCCGCGGACATCGCACCTCAACCAGGCGGCAACCAGATTGTCTTGCTTGGATCGCCGGTTCCGACAACCAGTGCACAGGGCGGATCACTGCAATACGTCACCGATAACGGTGCACCACGATTGCTTTACCGGCCGCGTGCGAACTTCGTCGGATTTGACTCGTTCATCTATACGGTGATCGACAATGGTGTGACGGTCGATAGCAGCGGTACGGCACAAAGCGACCCGCGAATTGCTTCGAATACCGTCACGTTCGAAGTGCTGGCGGTCAACGATGCTCCGCAGTTCAGCGGTGCTGGAAACGTCGGCAGCGACGAAGACGAAGGTCCTGTGTCGATCGCGAATTGGGCCACCAATGTTCAAGCCGGTCCATCGACGGCTCTGGACGAATTGGGCCTGATGCAAGGATCGACTGCACCGCCTGCACAGGCATTGCAGTTCGTCTTTACGCCGATCGCCGCCGATACCGACTTGTTCCTGTCGGGGCCGGTTGCTGTGATCGATCCGGTCACTGGAACGGCGACACTGCAGTACGAAACCAACCCGAATGCCAATGGCACCGCGGTCTTCGAAGTGGTTTTGGAAGACATGGGCCCACGCGATTCGGGCATCGGTGACGTCTTCCGCAGCACTCCGCCGCGAACCTTTGCCATCAATGTTGTTGCGGTCAACGATCCACCATCCTTCACGCTGGTCCAAGACACGATCACGCGGCTAGAAGACAGTGGTCCGTACAGCGTTGTTCAGGCTGCCAACATCAGCCCTGGACCAGAAGACGAATTGATTCAAACCGTTTCGTTTGACGTCGAACCGCTAGCCGCCGAATACAGTGTTCTGTTTAGCGAGCAGCCAACGATTGATGCCAGCGGTGTCTTGCGGTTCACACCTGCGACAAACCTGAATACCGACAACATCAACGGGCCAGTCCCGGTTCGTGTGGTCGCTCGGGATTCAGCGGGTGCGGTGACCGAGGCCAAGACGTTCAGTATCGTCATCACGGAAGTCAACGACGCGCCGCGTGCTGTTTCCGATACGCAAGCTTCCGACGAAGATTCGGTTTTGACGATCTCGGTTGCCGACTTGTTGGCAAACGACATCGATCCTGATCTTCAATCCAACGCTGGCGAAAGTCTGATGTTGGTGATGCCTGCCGAATCGTTCTCGGTCAGCGGAGCCCGCGTGACCTACGATTCGATCGCGGGAACCATCACGTACGATCCGACCGATGCGATCGCACTCCAGTCGCTGGCACCACAACAGGATTTGGTGGACTCGTTCGCCTATTCGTTGGTCGATGCCGCCGGCCTGATTAGCAATCAGACGACCGTTGCAATTACGGTCGATGGCATCAACGACGTTCCAATGTTGACGGCTGATTCGCCGACGTTGAATCCGGACGGACCAACCTTGATTTCCGTGTTGGATAACGATGTCGACATCGACGGTGTGATTGATGTCAGTTCGCTTCGGATTGATCTGCAGCCAGCCTTCGGTTCGCTGTCGATTCAGCCCGACGGAACCCTGATCTATACGCCGTTCTCCAGCTTCGGCGAAGAAGACATCTTCCGTTACTCGGTCGCTGACGACTTGGGCCAGCGAAGTGAAGTTGCGACGGTCACCATCTCGTCCAACGCTGCTCCGATCGCTGGCAATGATGCATCGGGAACCTTCCTGAACGAATCGATCATCATCGACGTTGTTGCCAACGATAGCGATCCAAACGGAAACCTTGATCTGGCCAGCATTTCGATCGTCAGCAATCCACGTCGCGGTGCAGCCGTCGCCTTGGATGACGGAACGATTCAGTACCTGCCGGCGGTTGGATTCGTTGGTCAGGATTCGTTCCAGTACCAGATCCTTGATGACGAAGGACGGCCCAGCAACGTCGCCACCGTCAATGTTCAAGTTGTCGCCAGCCGTTTGCAAAACCCGTCTGAATTCAACGACGTCAACGATGACGGTTTCGTGACCGCCATCGACGCCCTGTTGGTGATCAACCGGTTGGCGCGTGACTCGGACGGTGACGGACGAATTCCGGTGATCAGTACCGATCGTGGTCCGAACTACTATGACGTTTCGGGCGACCAATCGATTACTTCGCTGGACGCTTTGCGAGTGATCAATGAACTCAGCCGCATCAACACCCGCGTCAGTGGCGAGTTCGAATCGGTTGCGATGTCTCAGTCGATGGTCGGAATTGACGTGCTGAAGACGGATTCGGATCCGACCGTTCTGACTCAGGATTTGGGAATCGCCGATGAATTTGGATCGCTGGCTGATCAGCCAGCGACGAAGTTGATCGATGCATCGAATCCTGGTGACACAGCGGATTCGGATGTGATCGACTTGATCGCAGCGGAACGGGACGGCGAAGGTGATCGCGATGAGGTCACAGCGGTGTGGGACGCAGTCCTGACCGATTTGAACTGAATTCGCCGCCAAAGCGACGCTCGACCGTCTTAAAACGCTCGTGAATCAACGATCAAGGACGGCACCTGGAAATCAGGTGCCGTCCTTTTTTTTGTAGCTGTAGGACTTCGTCTGGCTGGATATTCGCAGCGTTGATTTCGCCTGTTGGATGCAGCCATCGATGATCGAGGCAAAATTTGTGGATTATCCGGGTCGTTCCAACCGATCTTTTCAGATGGCGGATTAGGTCTAGGGCGATCAGGCACATCACGGCAGCGATTCAGCTGTCCCAACACCGGAGGAAAACATGAGTCTGTTTGGCACGATTCAGCAATCCGCCGGCGCGTTGAATGCGGCTCAGATCGGCCTACAGGTGGTTGGCAACAACATCGCCAATGCCAACACCCCCGGATACATTCGGCAACAACTAGAACAGTCTTCGTCCGTGGCGATCCGCGTCGGCGGGCTGCTGAAGGGATCGGGGGTCCGGCCCACTGGGATCACGCAGGTCATTGACCAGCAGTTGGCCGAGCGGATGTTCAATGCCAAGACCGACTTGGCAGGGGCCGAAGCGCTCCAAAAGGCCTATGGGCAACTGGAAGAGCTTAGCAACGACCTGAATAACGATGGTTTGAATCAACAGTTCACGCTATTCAACAACGCGCTGCACGAACTGTCGGCACAGCCCAATGATTCGTCGCTGCGTGACTTTGTCATCTTGCAGGCCGATACGCTTTCGTCCAGCATTCGCCAAAGTCGGGATGATGCCCTGTCCCGCCGCGAACTTTGGAATGGCGACCTGGATCAGATCGCAACGGACATCAATCGATTGACCGAGCGGATTGCAAAGTTGAACCTGGAAATCGCCACGATCGAAGGTGGCGGAATTCTAAATAGCGACGCCACCGGCCTGCGCGATCAACGGTATCGCGACCTGGAAGAACTATCGGAATACATGAACCTGAATATTCAGGAACAAGAAAGCGGTGCGGTTGCCGTGTTCGTCGGCGGTGACTACCTGATCAGCAATGGCATCGCCCGTGAAGTGAATGCGGTCTACAACGAACAGCATGGTGGAAACGAAGTTCGGATCGTTGAAACCGATTCGCCGCTGCAAGCGAACCGCGGGATCTTGGGCGCGACCACGATCGCGATCGAAAGCGTGTTCGGCGACTACATCGACAATATCGACAGCATGGCTTCGGCGTTGATCCGCAGTGTCAACGAGGTCCATTCGCAAGGCCAAGGCCGCGAAGGTTACGACAGTTTGCTTTCGACCGTGGTGTCTGACGTCGGCGTTCCGCTGAAGGATGCCAACTTGTCCTGGCTGCCGAAAAACGGCACGTTTGACATGAGCATCGTGGATCAAAGCGGCGAAGTGATCAGCGACCATCGAATTTCCGTGCGAATGCTCGGTCAGGTGACGGATTCGACCGTCAGCTCCATCGTCGCCGAAATCGATGCGATCGACGGGGTGACCGCCAGCGTTACGCGTGAAGGCCGAATCGAGATCCTGTCAGACTCGCCCTCCGCGCAGTTTACGTTCGGAGAAGACACCAGCGGTTTTCTGGCGGCGGCCGGTGTGAACACCTTCTTTACCGGTCGAACTGGATTCGACATCGCGGTCAATCCAATCCTGCAGGAAAACGCCGATCTGCTAGCGGTCAGCAAGTCCGGCATCGGCGAAGACACCGACACATTGACCGACCTGGTTGGCATCATTGATCAGCCTTTGGAAAACCTGGGTGGACAATCCGTACGCCAAACCTATGAACGTTCGGTATCCGGCTTGGGCCAAAAGATCAGTCTGCAGAATAGTTCAACCGAAGGACTGCGGAACTTCTACGCGACGCTGCAGAGCCAGCACCTGGCGATCACGGGCGTCAACATTGACGAAGAATCGATCAAGATGATTTCGTATCAACGTGCCTTTCAAGCATCGTCACGGGTGATTTCAACCGCTAGTGAGATGCTGGAATTGTTGGTGTCCCTGTAATTGAATGGGGCGGTCACCAACCGTGGGATCATCGCACGACGGCCGGCGACCCTAGAACTCGGTAGACTTCCGCGGGATCGGTTAACCCAGCCTGGACGCATTGATTGGCACGTTGGTGCAGATCGATCAATCCAGCCTGGTGGGCAGCGTCTCGCATCACCCGCGTCGACGAACCCGCGGTCAATGCGTCCGCTAGGGCATCGCCCACCGGATCGTTTCCGTCGAACCGTACGCAGTTGGCGATCGCGATCTGGCCGCGGTAGCCAGTGCCCAGGCAATTTTCGCAGACCGCAGCGTCGACTTTTGATGGGGCGTTCAATGACGTCGCGGTCGCAGCCGTGTCGTCCGGTGGGGTGAGTGCGGTTGGTGTGTCATTGGGGGGCGCACAATCACTGCATCGGCGCCGCAGCAACCTCTGCGTGACGATGGCGCGGATGCCGCTGCGAACGATGTACGCCGGGATGCCAAACTGAACCAAACGCCGCAGTGATGCAGCCACGTCGGTTGCATGCAGCGACGAAAAAACCAGATGCCCGGTCAGCGACGTCTGCAGAGCCGCTTCGGCAGTTTCTGGGTCTCGGATCTCGCTGACCAACAGCACCTCGCTGTCCTGGCGGACGGCGCTTCGCAGCGCCTTGGCCAAAGTCATGCCGGCCGAAGGATCCAGTTCGCTTTGGCTGATGTCCGCAATGATCGATTCCACCGGATCTTCGATCGTGACCACGCTTCGGCGTGGCGCACTGGACGCGATCAAACGTAGCATCGCGTATAGGGTCGTCGTCTTGCCACTGCCCGCTGGACCCGACAACAAGATGGCACCGTCGGTTTGTCGGCATAGATCGGTTAGATTCGCGGCAACATCATCCGCCAACCCCAACGAAGGCAACCGATCATAAGCGTTGCTTTTTCGTAGCAACCGAATGGTGGCACGGGGCCCATGGATGGTGGGATAGATGCCCAGCCGGATCGACGCACGATCGTCCGGCGCCGTGGATTCTAAACGCAGTCGCCCTTCCATCGGTTGACCACTGCGATACGTCGGCAGACCGGCCATCACCATCAACCGCTTCACCGGGTCGCTATCGCCTCCCGATCGGATCGGTTCAGCCGCGGACAGCACTCCATCGATTCGAAACATCACATCCCAGCCTTCGGCGCGAGGCTGGATGTGGACGTCGGATGCGTCGCTAGCGACCGCCGCCACGATCAATTTATCGACCACGTCGATTGCGTAGTTAGGACTGCGAGGGTCTAAGTGATCGACCGAAAAAGGAGACAATGAATCGGTTGGCATCATGGACCTCGGCGGATTGCATCAAACGATCAGGCAACCTTTGCACTGACATCGCGTGAACCGATTCATTCTATCGCTTGCCCAGGTCCGCATGGGCGATGGTGCGCCGTTCGGCACTTCCCCGCTGCAACCCCCGCAGGTCCGGTCCGCGATCGGCGGATGGAACGATGGGCGCATGGAACGATGGGCGCATGGAACGATGGGCGCATGGAACGATGGGCGCATGCAAAACGCCGACTTCCAAGGAAGCCGGCGCTTGCGATAGGTTCGAATCAACATCGTGTCGGTTGATCGTTCATGACGATCGGTATCACGCGTCAATTGTACTTCAATCCATTCCCTTCGATCAGATTCCAATATCGGGGACTCAGGATGCCAACACGCGGTGGCAATTCACTAGGCTGCGTCTTTGTTACGCTTTCCCTTGCCCTTGCCTTTTCCTTTGCCCTGTTGGTTCCCCTCTTTGGTCAATCGCACCAAATTCTTGGGCAGTTTTTCTTTTTGCTCGTCCGTCAAAAGTGCGATTGCGCTCTTTTGAAATTTGTTGCGAGCTTCATTCATCTTTGCGATCGCGGCAAGATTGGCTTCGGAAAGTCCGGATGCTTCGGCAACAGCAGTGGCAAGCTCTTTGCCTTTCTTGCCCGAATCTTTCAGCGATTTCATCGCTTCCATTCGCTTTTTCATGATCGCCGGGGTCAAACCCGTCTCTTCACGAATCGACTTCATCGATGCGTCGGCTGCTTTCCCCAGGGTCTGAATCTTTTCAGTTTGTTCGGCCGTCAAGCCAACCGGTTCAAGCACCTTGATCAGTTGAGTGGCGGCATTTCGTTGGGCACCAGCCTTGCCCTTCCTCTTGCCCTTTTCGCCTTCTTGGGCAACTGCGGGGAAAGCAACCAATGTGACTAGCAGCGCAACACCGAGCAACTTCGAACTCATAGGAAGGACTCTCAAGAAAATGGTGACGCTCGCCCTTGGTATACAGGACGAGACCGGTACGGGGCCGCCTGCTACCCAGCGTCGGCGGCCTAAGAATTCACCCGAAAAGAACAGAACGCCTGACAGGTGAACTCACCCCATTGTAACCCTGTGCGGTGACGCAAGGTTTCGCCAGAAAGGCCTAAGCTGCGGAAAATATGGCGCCGATTCGATCAGGTCAAGGTTTGCCCACCGTCCACGCTCAGGATTTGCCCGGTCGCCATTTTGGTTCCGATCGCAAAGAAAACGACCGCGTCCGCGATGTCCGATGGGTCGGACGCCTTGGGGATCGGATAGTCGGCGACCATCGCATTCAAATCCCAGTCCGGATTCCCCTCCAAGATCCACCGACTGTTGATGGGGCCGGGACAGACCGCGTTCACACGAACGTTGGGCGCCATCACTCGTGCCAGCGACTTGGTCATCGTATTCAAGCCGCCTTTGGTGGCACAGTATCCGATCGACGAACCGGAACCCGTCAGCGCGGCGACCGAGCTGACGTTCACCACGGATCCACCATCGCCCTGTTTCAACAAATTCGCGGCGGCTCGGGTGACGAAAAATGGTCCCTTCAAATTGACGCCAAGCATGCGGTCCCACATCGCTTCGGTCAGCCCATCAAGATCCCCGTGGTCTACAAAGCTGGTGGTGGCCGCGTTGTTGACGACCACGTCCAGACGGCTGAAACGCACTTGGATCGTGGCGATCATCGCGCACACTTCGGTGTCGACCGAAACGTCGCACTTCACCGCGATGGCATCAACGCCAAGCTGGACTGCATCAGCCACCGTTTGGTCGGCATCTTTTCCGCTACGCGAATAGTTGACAACGACGTTGTATCCGCGGTCGGCAAACTGCAGCACGCATGCGCGGCCGACGCCGGTTCCGCCTCCGGTGACCAATGCAACCGGGCGATCAGAGTGATTCATAGTTCGTATTTTGATGGTGGAGCGAATCGGGAACAATCAAGACAGCAGTCTAACAAAACGAATCCGCGGTTCCTGCCCGCAGGTGGTGTCTGCGAATGACTGGGACGATCAATTCTGGATGCGCAGCAATCGAGCTTCCCCCGACTGGATGCGACGAAGTTCTCCGTTGACCTCGACCAACAAACTTCCGTCGGAATCAATCCCGACGCACTGACCGATCGATCGTTGGCCGCCATCATCGAACGAAATCGATTTGCCAGACAGAACACAGCGACTGCGGAACTCGTCGACGACGGTGACGGAATCGTCGGCCAGCATGCCGATGGTGTCCAGAATTCCGGCGACGATCGGTTGCAGCAGATCGTAGCGGCTGATTCGGCGCCCAGCGATCTTTGCGACGGACGTCGTCGGTTGGGCGCCGCTTTGCAGGGATAGGTCCGGTGCGGTTTCAATGTTCAGCCCGACACCGATCACCACGAAGTCCAACGACGCCGAAGCTTCTAACAGAACGCCTGCTAACTTGCCGCCCGCACACCGAACATCGTTGGGCCATTTCAGGGATACCTTCACCGGTGCCAATTCAAACTCGATCACGCGAGCGATACCGACACCCACAGCCAGGGGAATCAAACGCGACTGAGGATTTGTTCCAGGTTCCCAAGGCAGCAAAATCGACAGCGTCATTGACGAACAATCGCTTTGCCATGTTCGACCATGGCGTCCACGTCCCGCGGTTTGAAGGTCGGCTAAGAACAGACGCGGCGTGATTGGGGGGGCCAAACCCGGTTCGCGGATTGCTTGCAGGGCGATCGAGTTCGTCGATGAGGTCTGTTCGGCGTGCCAGGCGGATCCCAATGTGCCGTCATGCAACATCGCTTCGATGCTGCGTGTTGCTGATGAATCGACATCACCTAGCGTCGTCAATCTGTCCTGGTCCGATGGAAAGTCGCTCATCAAAAGTTGCTCTTTACAAGGCTGCGATTTGCAACAGCAATCCGCCGATGAACACCACCAATAGGACGACAGCGACCAGCCGCCACAGTGGCTTGGTTTCCGTATTGGTGACCCCTGTCCCAAAGTTGTCCTCGACGAAACTTTCGTAATCAAAGTCGTCGTCGTCGTCCGACTGGTCGTCGAAATCGGAATCGTATTCGTCGTCATCGTTCATAAGGTCGATGATACCCGTCGGCCCGACCGCTGCTAGTCCCAAAGAATCAAGGTCAAACGGGGGCGAATTTCAGGGCAAAACAATCCTCTGGGTTCCACGGGGTTTCATGCCGATACGCTGGGATCGAAAAAGTTCTCACTACAAGACCGAAACGGCCTCGCAATCACTTTGCTTTGCCCGTTACAAGGGAAATCGAAAGTGATCGACCCATCCGCGTCGCCGAATGATTCGGTTCGACGGACTCGGTGGACCGCTTTCTTGCTGCATCCCGACGACGCGAATCCCATCTCGCATCGAACCTGTTTGGGTCTGATGCGATCGGACCGCGATGCTATCCCGATGTGAAGCACCTTCCCG
Protein-coding regions in this window:
- the flgK gene encoding flagellar hook-associated protein FlgK, which encodes MSLFGTIQQSAGALNAAQIGLQVVGNNIANANTPGYIRQQLEQSSSVAIRVGGLLKGSGVRPTGITQVIDQQLAERMFNAKTDLAGAEALQKAYGQLEELSNDLNNDGLNQQFTLFNNALHELSAQPNDSSLRDFVILQADTLSSSIRQSRDDALSRRELWNGDLDQIATDINRLTERIAKLNLEIATIEGGGILNSDATGLRDQRYRDLEELSEYMNLNIQEQESGAVAVFVGGDYLISNGIAREVNAVYNEQHGGNEVRIVETDSPLQANRGILGATTIAIESVFGDYIDNIDSMASALIRSVNEVHSQGQGREGYDSLLSTVVSDVGVPLKDANLSWLPKNGTFDMSIVDQSGEVISDHRISVRMLGQVTDSTVSSIVAEIDAIDGVTASVTREGRIEILSDSPSAQFTFGEDTSGFLAAAGVNTFFTGRTGFDIAVNPILQENADLLAVSKSGIGEDTDTLTDLVGIIDQPLENLGGQSVRQTYERSVSGLGQKISLQNSSTEGLRNFYATLQSQHLAITGVNIDEESIKMISYQRAFQASSRVISTASEMLELLVSL
- a CDS encoding biotin--[acetyl-CoA-carboxylase] ligase, translated to MSDFPSDQDRLTTLGDVDSSATRSIEAMLHDGTLGSAWHAEQTSSTNSIALQAIREPGLAPPITPRLFLADLQTAGRGRHGRTWQSDCSSMTLSILLPWEPGTNPQSRLIPLAVGVGIARVIEFELAPVKVSLKWPNDVRCAGGKLAGVLLEASASLDFVVIGVGLNIETAPDLSLQSGAQPTTSVAKIAGRRISRYDLLQPIVAGILDTIGMLADDSVTVVDEFRSRCVLSGKSISFDDGGQRSIGQCVGIDSDGSLLVEVNGELRRIQSGEARLLRIQN
- a CDS encoding GspE/PulE family protein, encoding MMPTDSLSPFSVDHLDPRSPNYAIDVVDKLIVAAVASDASDVHIQPRAEGWDVMFRIDGVLSAAEPIRSGGDSDPVKRLMVMAGLPTYRSGQPMEGRLRLESTAPDDRASIRLGIYPTIHGPRATIRLLRKSNAYDRLPSLGLADDVAANLTDLCRQTDGAILLSGPAGSGKTTTLYAMLRLIASSAPRRSVVTIEDPVESIIADISQSELDPSAGMTLAKALRSAVRQDSEVLLVSEIRDPETAEAALQTSLTGHLVFSSLHATDVAASLRRLVQFGIPAYIVRSGIRAIVTQRLLRRRCSDCAPPNDTPTALTPPDDTAATATSLNAPSKVDAAVCENCLGTGYRGQIAIANCVRFDGNDPVGDALADALTAGSSTRVMRDAAHQAGLIDLHQRANQCVQAGLTDPAEVYRVLGSPAVVR
- a CDS encoding SDR family NAD(P)-dependent oxidoreductase, producing the protein MNHSDRPVALVTGGGTGVGRACVLQFADRGYNVVVNYSRSGKDADQTVADAVQLGVDAIAVKCDVSVDTEVCAMIATIQVRFSRLDVVVNNAATTSFVDHGDLDGLTEAMWDRMLGVNLKGPFFVTRAAANLLKQGDGGSVVNVSSVAALTGSGSSIGYCATKGGLNTMTKSLARVMAPNVRVNAVCPGPINSRWILEGNPDWDLNAMVADYPIPKASDPSDIADAVVFFAIGTKMATGQILSVDGGQTLT
- a CDS encoding Spy/CpxP family protein refolding chaperone produces the protein MSSKLLGVALLVTLVAFPAVAQEGEKGKRKGKAGAQRNAATQLIKVLEPVGLTAEQTEKIQTLGKAADASMKSIREETGLTPAIMKKRMEAMKSLKDSGKKGKELATAVAEASGLSEANLAAIAKMNEARNKFQKSAIALLTDEQKEKLPKNLVRLTKEGNQQGKGKGKGKGKRNKDAA